From Micromonospora sp. NBC_01699, a single genomic window includes:
- the gyrB gene encoding DNA topoisomerase (ATP-hydrolyzing) subunit B translates to MATQDKQEYGAGSIQVLEGLEAVRKRPGMYIGSTGERGLHHLVWEVVDNAVDEALAGYCDTIEVTVLADGGVRVIDNGRGFPVDLHPTLKKPGVEVALTILHAGGKFDGKAYAVSGGLHGVGVSVVNALSVRMALEIHKDGFVWRQQYHNSKPTPLEKGESTNLTGSSVSFWPDPTIFETIEFTFETIYRRLQEMAFLNRGLTIQLRDERVQEDDGKPREVTFCYKGGISDFVRHLNASKSPIHKTVVEFGAEEEGMSVEIAMQWNESYGESVYTFANTINTHEGGTHEEGFRAALTGVVNKYGTEKKFLKGDEKLSGEDVREGLAAIISVKLANPQFEGQTKTKLGNTPVKSFVLRVCNEWLVDWFERNPAEAKLIITKATQASRARIAAQQARKLARRKSLLESGSMPGKLADCQSTDPRESEVFIVEGDSAGGSAKQGRDPRTQAILPIRGKILNVEKARIDRVLKNNEVQALITALGTGIHDDFDMEKLRYHKVVLMADADVDGQHIQTLLLTLLFRFMRPLVEMGHVYLAAPPLYKIKWNKKGDDAQYAYSDRERDGLIALRQQKKPNARPDDIQRFKGLGEMNYPELWETTMNPATRTLRQVTLDDAATADELFSVLMGEDVEARRSFIQRNAKDVRFLDI, encoded by the coding sequence GTGGCAACGCAGGACAAGCAGGAATACGGTGCCGGGTCGATCCAGGTGCTTGAGGGCCTGGAGGCGGTTCGCAAGCGGCCCGGTATGTACATCGGATCGACCGGCGAGCGTGGTCTGCACCACCTGGTCTGGGAGGTTGTCGACAACGCGGTCGACGAGGCACTCGCCGGATACTGCGACACCATCGAGGTGACGGTGCTCGCCGACGGCGGCGTGCGGGTGATCGACAACGGCCGTGGTTTCCCGGTCGACCTCCACCCCACGCTGAAGAAGCCGGGCGTCGAGGTGGCGCTGACCATCCTGCACGCGGGCGGCAAGTTCGACGGCAAGGCGTACGCGGTCTCCGGCGGCCTGCACGGCGTGGGTGTTTCGGTGGTCAACGCGCTCTCCGTCCGGATGGCGCTGGAGATCCACAAGGACGGCTTCGTCTGGCGGCAGCAGTACCACAACTCCAAGCCGACGCCGCTGGAGAAGGGTGAGAGCACCAACCTCACCGGCTCCTCGGTGTCGTTCTGGCCGGACCCGACGATCTTCGAGACGATCGAGTTCACCTTCGAGACGATCTACCGCCGGTTGCAGGAGATGGCGTTCCTCAACCGGGGCTTGACGATCCAGTTGCGCGACGAGCGGGTCCAGGAGGACGACGGCAAGCCGCGCGAGGTGACCTTCTGCTACAAGGGCGGCATCTCCGACTTCGTCCGCCACCTGAACGCCTCGAAGAGCCCGATCCACAAGACCGTGGTCGAGTTCGGGGCCGAGGAAGAGGGCATGTCGGTCGAGATCGCCATGCAGTGGAACGAGTCGTACGGCGAGTCGGTCTACACCTTCGCCAACACGATCAACACCCACGAGGGTGGTACCCACGAGGAGGGCTTCCGGGCCGCGTTGACCGGTGTGGTCAACAAGTACGGCACCGAGAAGAAGTTCCTCAAGGGCGACGAGAAGCTCTCCGGTGAGGACGTCCGGGAGGGGCTGGCCGCGATCATCTCGGTCAAGCTGGCCAACCCGCAGTTCGAGGGTCAGACCAAGACCAAGCTGGGCAACACCCCGGTGAAGAGCTTCGTGCTCCGGGTCTGCAACGAGTGGCTGGTCGACTGGTTCGAGCGGAACCCGGCCGAGGCCAAGCTGATCATCACCAAGGCGACCCAGGCGTCGCGGGCCCGGATCGCCGCACAGCAGGCGCGCAAGCTGGCCCGGCGCAAGTCGCTGCTGGAGTCCGGCTCGATGCCGGGCAAGCTGGCCGACTGCCAGTCGACCGACCCGCGCGAGTCCGAGGTGTTCATCGTCGAGGGTGACTCCGCCGGTGGTTCGGCCAAGCAGGGGCGGGATCCGCGTACCCAGGCGATCCTGCCGATTCGCGGCAAGATCCTCAACGTGGAGAAGGCCCGGATCGACCGGGTGCTGAAGAACAACGAGGTCCAGGCGCTGATCACGGCGCTGGGCACCGGCATCCACGACGACTTCGACATGGAGAAGCTGCGCTACCACAAGGTCGTGCTGATGGCCGACGCGGACGTGGACGGCCAGCACATCCAAACCCTGCTGCTGACGCTGCTGTTCCGGTTCATGCGGCCGCTGGTCGAGATGGGGCACGTCTACCTGGCCGCACCGCCGCTCTACAAGATCAAGTGGAACAAGAAGGGCGACGACGCCCAGTACGCCTACTCCGACCGGGAACGGGACGGGCTGATCGCGCTGCGGCAGCAGAAGAAGCCGAACGCGAGGCCGGACGACATCCAGCGGTTCAAGGGTCTGGGCGAGATGAACTACCCGGAACTCTGGGAGACCACGATGAACCCGGCAACGCGTACGCTGCGTCAGGTCACGCTCGACGACGCTGCAACCGCTGACGAGTTGTTCAGCGTCCTGATGGGTGAGGACGTGGAGGCACGGCGGTCGTTCATCCAGCGGAACGCGAAGGATGTCCGGTTCCTCGACATCTAG
- the gnd gene encoding phosphogluconate dehydrogenase (NAD(+)-dependent, decarboxylating), whose amino-acid sequence MQIGLVGLGRMGGNMRERLRAAGHEVVGFDRDPAVTDVAGLAELAEKLAAPRVVWVMVPAAVTSATIDELSGVLAAGDIVIDGGNSRFSDDAPRAEKLDRFGIGYVDVGVSGGVWGRQNGYGLMVGGAQEHVDRLMPIFEALKPAGEFGFVHAGPVGAGHYAKMVHNGIEYGLMHAYAEGYELMSASELVTNVPGVIKSWREGTVVRSWLLDLLDRALDEDPELANLRGYAEDTGEGRWTVEEAIRLAVPLNVITASLFARFVSRQDDSPAIKAVAALRNQFGGHATHKS is encoded by the coding sequence ATGCAAATCGGCCTGGTAGGGCTCGGTCGGATGGGCGGCAACATGCGCGAACGGTTGCGCGCCGCCGGACACGAGGTGGTCGGTTTCGACCGTGACCCCGCGGTCACCGACGTTGCCGGTCTCGCCGAGCTGGCCGAGAAGCTGGCCGCCCCCCGGGTGGTCTGGGTGATGGTTCCGGCCGCGGTGACCTCGGCCACCATCGACGAGCTGTCCGGGGTGCTGGCGGCGGGCGACATCGTGATCGACGGCGGCAACTCCCGGTTCAGCGACGACGCCCCTCGGGCGGAGAAGCTCGACCGGTTCGGTATCGGCTACGTCGACGTCGGCGTTTCCGGCGGTGTCTGGGGCCGGCAGAACGGCTACGGGCTGATGGTCGGTGGCGCGCAGGAGCACGTGGACCGGCTGATGCCGATCTTCGAGGCGCTCAAGCCGGCCGGCGAGTTCGGCTTCGTGCACGCCGGCCCGGTCGGCGCCGGCCACTACGCCAAGATGGTGCACAACGGCATCGAGTACGGCCTGATGCACGCGTACGCCGAGGGCTACGAACTGATGTCCGCCTCCGAGCTGGTTACCAACGTGCCGGGCGTGATCAAGTCCTGGCGTGAGGGCACCGTGGTCCGGTCCTGGCTGCTCGACCTGCTCGACCGGGCGCTCGACGAGGACCCGGAGCTGGCCAACCTGCGTGGCTACGCCGAGGACACCGGCGAGGGGCGGTGGACGGTCGAGGAGGCGATCCGGCTCGCGGTTCCGCTGAACGTGATCACCGCGTCGCTGTTCGCCCGTTTCGTATCCCGCCAGGACGACTCGCCCGCGATCAAGGCGGTGGCCGCACTGCGCAACCAGTTCGGCGGCCACGCCACCCACAAGAGCTAG
- the dnaN gene encoding DNA polymerase III subunit beta, with product MKFRVERDALADAVAWTAKSLPSRPSVPVLAGVMLRVAEGSLHVSGFDYEVSSQVTVDVQADADGAALVSGRLLAEITKALPNKPVDIAAVGSHLELVCGSARFTLPTMPVEDYPTLPEMPASTGTIDAAAFAAAVGQVAIAAGRDETLPMMTGVRIELNGGTLSMLATDRYRLALREMQWQPDDPEISLNALVPAKTLNDTAKTLGPIGGQVTMALAQGAAGEGMIGFAGGTRRTTSRLLDGANYPPVRSLFPSSHNAEARVAVSGLIEVVKRVSLVAERTTPVLLSFSSDGLVVEAGGTEDARASEAMEATFTGEPLTIGFNPGYLIDGLQNLGAATAVFSFVDAFKPAVISPSGEDGEVIPGYRYLIMPIRVTR from the coding sequence ATGAAGTTCCGAGTGGAGCGCGACGCGCTCGCCGACGCCGTGGCCTGGACGGCCAAGAGTCTGCCGAGCCGGCCATCGGTTCCGGTGCTCGCCGGCGTGATGCTGCGGGTCGCCGAGGGGAGCCTGCATGTGTCAGGCTTCGACTACGAGGTTTCCAGCCAGGTGACGGTGGACGTACAGGCCGACGCCGACGGCGCGGCCCTCGTCTCCGGCCGGCTGCTCGCCGAGATCACCAAGGCGCTGCCGAACAAGCCGGTGGACATCGCCGCCGTCGGCTCGCACCTGGAGCTGGTCTGCGGCAGCGCCCGGTTCACCCTGCCGACGATGCCGGTCGAGGACTACCCCACGCTGCCGGAGATGCCCGCCAGCACCGGCACCATCGACGCCGCCGCGTTCGCCGCGGCGGTCGGCCAGGTCGCGATCGCCGCCGGCCGGGACGAGACGCTGCCGATGATGACCGGGGTACGGATCGAGCTGAACGGCGGCACGCTGTCGATGCTGGCGACCGACCGCTACCGGCTCGCCCTGCGCGAGATGCAGTGGCAGCCGGACGACCCGGAGATCAGCCTCAACGCGCTGGTGCCGGCCAAGACCCTGAACGACACGGCGAAGACGCTCGGCCCGATCGGTGGCCAGGTGACCATGGCGCTGGCCCAGGGCGCGGCCGGCGAGGGGATGATCGGCTTTGCCGGTGGCACCCGGCGTACGACCAGTCGGCTGCTCGACGGAGCCAACTACCCGCCGGTCCGGTCGCTCTTCCCGAGCAGCCACAACGCCGAGGCGCGGGTCGCGGTCAGTGGGCTGATCGAGGTCGTCAAGCGCGTGTCGTTGGTCGCCGAGCGCACCACGCCGGTGCTGCTGAGCTTCAGCTCGGACGGTCTGGTGGTCGAGGCCGGCGGCACCGAGGACGCGCGGGCGAGCGAGGCGATGGAGGCGACCTTCACCGGTGAGCCGCTGACCATCGGCTTCAACCCCGGCTATCTGATCGACGGGCTTCAGAACCTGGGCGCGGCGACGGCGGTGTTCTCCTTCGTCGACGCCTTCAAGCCCGCGGTGATCTCTCCTTCCGGAGAGGACGGGGAGGTCATCCCCGGCTATCGCTATCTGATCATGCCGATCCGGGTCACTCGCTGA
- the gyrA gene encoding DNA gyrase subunit A, whose translation MTDTPESFDSEPDVPAAAGGAVVQHDRIEPVGLEVEMQRSYLDYAMSVIVGRALPDVRDGLKPVHRKILYAMFDSGYRPDRGYVKCSRVVGDVMGQFHPHGDSSIYDALVRMAQPWSLRYPLVDGNGNFGSPGNDPAAAMRYTECKLDPLAMEMLRDIDEDTVDLQDNYDGRAKEPTILPSRIPNLLLNGSEGIAVGMATKIPPHNLREIGAAVQWCLENPDVDEATTLDALIEIVKGPDFPTYGLIVGHQPIQDAYRTGRGSIRMRAVVDVEEDKKGRACLVVTELPYQVNPDNLAERIAELVKEGKLAGIADIRDESSGRTGMRIVLVLKRDAVAKVVLNNLYKHTQLQETFGANMLALVDGVPRTLNLAQFIRYYVEHQIEVIRRRTAYRLRKAEERAHILRGLVKALDALDDVIALIRRSPTVEEARQGLVALLTIDEIQATAILDMQLRRLAALERQKIIDELAKIEIEIADYKDILAKPERQRKIVSEELGEIVAKWGDERRTKILPFDGEVSMEDLIAREDVVVTITRTGYAKRTKVDLYRSQRRGGKGVSGATLRQDDIVSHFFVCSTHNWMLFFTNKGRVYRAKAYELPEASRTAKGQHVANLLAFQPDEQIAQVIQIPDYQVAPYLVLATQKGLVKKTKLEEFDSNRSGGIIAINLRDEDELVGAALAGPEDDLLLVSKKAQAIRFNATDEALRPMGRATSGVIGMRFTDDDVLLAMEVVVDGMDVLVATNGGYAKRTPIEEYPVQGRGGKGVLTAKITERRGGLVGAVVISPDDELFAITSNGGVIRTPVKPVRRTRDRNTMGVKLMDLPDGVTIVAIARNADEPDEQD comes from the coding sequence GTGACGGATACTCCCGAGTCCTTCGATAGCGAGCCGGACGTCCCGGCTGCCGCCGGCGGGGCGGTGGTCCAGCACGACCGCATCGAGCCGGTGGGGCTCGAAGTGGAGATGCAGCGGTCCTACCTCGACTACGCGATGAGCGTGATCGTCGGTCGTGCCCTGCCGGACGTACGGGACGGACTCAAGCCCGTACACCGCAAGATCCTCTACGCGATGTTCGACTCCGGCTACCGCCCCGACCGCGGGTACGTGAAGTGCTCCCGGGTCGTCGGCGACGTGATGGGTCAGTTCCACCCGCACGGCGACTCCTCCATCTACGACGCGCTGGTCCGGATGGCCCAGCCCTGGTCGCTGCGCTACCCGCTGGTCGACGGCAACGGCAACTTCGGCTCGCCGGGCAACGACCCCGCCGCCGCCATGCGGTACACCGAGTGCAAGCTCGACCCGCTGGCGATGGAGATGCTCCGGGACATCGACGAGGACACCGTCGACCTCCAGGACAACTACGACGGCCGGGCCAAGGAACCGACGATCCTGCCGTCCCGGATCCCGAACCTGCTGCTCAACGGCTCCGAGGGCATCGCGGTCGGAATGGCCACCAAGATCCCGCCGCACAACCTGCGGGAAATCGGCGCCGCCGTGCAGTGGTGCCTGGAGAACCCGGACGTCGACGAGGCGACCACGCTCGACGCGCTGATCGAGATCGTCAAGGGGCCGGACTTCCCCACCTACGGGCTGATCGTCGGGCACCAGCCGATCCAGGACGCGTACCGGACCGGGCGGGGCTCGATCCGGATGCGCGCCGTGGTCGACGTGGAGGAGGACAAGAAGGGGCGGGCCTGTCTGGTCGTCACCGAGCTGCCCTACCAGGTCAACCCGGACAACCTGGCCGAGCGGATCGCCGAGCTGGTCAAGGAGGGCAAGCTCGCCGGCATCGCCGACATCCGGGACGAGTCCTCCGGGCGTACCGGCATGCGGATCGTGCTGGTGCTCAAGCGCGACGCGGTCGCCAAGGTGGTGCTGAACAACCTCTACAAGCACACCCAGCTCCAGGAGACCTTCGGCGCCAACATGCTGGCGCTGGTCGACGGCGTGCCGCGCACGCTCAACCTGGCCCAGTTCATCCGCTACTACGTGGAGCACCAGATCGAGGTGATCCGCCGGCGGACCGCGTACCGGCTGCGCAAGGCCGAGGAGCGGGCGCACATCCTGCGCGGTCTGGTGAAGGCACTGGACGCGCTCGACGACGTGATCGCCCTGATCCGGCGCTCGCCCACGGTCGAGGAGGCCCGGCAGGGTCTGGTCGCGCTGTTGACGATCGACGAGATCCAGGCGACCGCGATCCTCGACATGCAGCTCCGCCGGCTCGCCGCGCTGGAGCGTCAGAAGATCATCGACGAGTTGGCGAAGATCGAGATCGAGATCGCCGACTACAAGGACATCCTGGCCAAGCCGGAGCGGCAGCGGAAGATCGTTTCCGAGGAGCTCGGCGAGATCGTGGCGAAGTGGGGCGACGAGCGGCGGACCAAGATCCTGCCGTTCGACGGCGAGGTCTCGATGGAGGACCTGATCGCCCGCGAGGACGTGGTGGTCACCATCACCCGTACCGGCTACGCCAAGCGCACCAAGGTCGACCTGTACCGGTCGCAGCGCCGTGGCGGCAAGGGTGTCAGTGGCGCGACCCTGCGCCAGGACGACATCGTCAGCCACTTCTTCGTGTGCTCGACGCACAACTGGATGCTCTTCTTCACCAACAAGGGTCGGGTCTACCGGGCCAAGGCGTACGAGCTGCCGGAGGCGAGCCGTACGGCAAAGGGTCAGCACGTGGCCAACCTGCTCGCCTTCCAGCCGGACGAGCAGATCGCCCAGGTCATCCAGATCCCGGACTACCAGGTCGCGCCCTACCTGGTGCTGGCGACGCAGAAGGGCCTGGTCAAGAAGACCAAGCTGGAGGAGTTCGACTCCAACCGATCCGGCGGCATCATCGCGATCAACCTGCGCGACGAGGACGAGCTGGTCGGCGCGGCACTTGCCGGACCCGAGGACGATCTCCTGCTGGTGTCCAAAAAGGCACAGGCGATCCGGTTCAACGCCACCGACGAGGCACTGCGGCCGATGGGCCGAGCCACCTCGGGCGTGATCGGGATGCGCTTCACCGACGACGACGTCCTGTTGGCCATGGAAGTGGTCGTCGACGGGATGGACGTCCTGGTGGCAACGAACGGCGGGTACGCAAAACGTACGCCGATCGAGGAATATCCGGTCCAGGGCCGGGGAGGAAAGGGTGTGCTGACCGCGAAGATCACCGAGCGACGTGGTGGACTGGTCGGCGCAGTGGTGATCAGTCCGGACGACGAGTTGTTCGCGATCACCAGTAACGGCGGCGTCATCCGGACTCCGGTGAAGCCTGTACGCCGTACACGCGATCGGAACACAATGGGGGTCAAGCTCATGGACCTCCCGGATGGTGTGACGATCGTGGCCATTGCTCGCAATGCCGACGAGCCTGACGAACAGGACTAG
- a CDS encoding DUF721 domain-containing protein, translating to MPADPKPSSNPAPRTTPGTTPKAKRGTGSAAAKAPAAGAPEVPVAPAQSPDPTAGASGPELARAVLDAARARRETNRAPRARRTGADVDGVTGDDRGVGRDGQPRRRLRGYSGPGPDPRDPQLLGTVLARLVKARGWQQPTAEATVFGAWEKVVGPDVAKHSRPIKLENGELTVEAESTAWATQLRLLAGSLLKRIAGEVGHNVVRKLHIHGPTAPSWSRGPRRVRGRGPRDTYG from the coding sequence GTGCCGGCTGATCCGAAGCCGAGCTCGAATCCGGCCCCGAGGACGACTCCGGGCACGACTCCGAAGGCGAAGCGGGGTACCGGGTCGGCAGCGGCCAAGGCTCCGGCCGCCGGTGCGCCCGAGGTTCCGGTGGCACCCGCGCAGTCGCCCGACCCGACGGCCGGGGCGAGCGGGCCGGAGCTGGCTCGGGCCGTACTGGATGCGGCGCGGGCCCGCCGGGAGACGAACCGGGCGCCACGTGCGCGCCGGACCGGCGCGGACGTCGACGGGGTGACCGGCGACGACCGGGGGGTGGGCCGGGACGGCCAGCCCCGGCGGCGGTTGCGCGGCTACTCGGGCCCGGGACCGGACCCGCGCGATCCGCAACTGCTCGGTACGGTGCTGGCCCGGTTGGTCAAGGCCCGTGGCTGGCAGCAGCCCACGGCGGAGGCGACGGTCTTCGGTGCGTGGGAGAAGGTGGTCGGCCCGGACGTGGCCAAGCACAGCCGCCCGATCAAGCTGGAGAACGGCGAGTTGACGGTGGAGGCGGAGTCGACCGCGTGGGCGACCCAGCTCCGGCTGCTCGCCGGCTCGCTGTTGAAGCGGATCGCCGGCGAGGTCGGCCATAACGTGGTTCGGAAGCTGCATATCCATGGGCCGACGGCGCCGTCGTGGTCGCGTGGGCCGCGACGGGTACGGGGGCGTGGCCCGCGGGACACATACGGCTGA
- the recF gene encoding DNA replication/repair protein RecF (All proteins in this family for which functions are known are DNA-binding proteins that assist the filamentation of RecA onto DNA for the initiation of recombination or recombinational repair.) — protein MHVRRLELIDFRSYERVELDLEPGGNVFVGPNGVGKTNLVEALGYVATLASHRVATDAPLVRVGAGAAVLRCAIVHDGRELLVELEIVPGKANRARLGRSPVRRARDVLGALRLVLFAPEDLELVRGDPAERRRYLDDLLVTRQPRYAGVRADYERVVKQRNALLRTSYLARKTGGSRGGDLSTLDVWDAQLARHGAELLAGRLDLVATLGPHVTKAYDAVAAGHGAAGIAYRPSVELTDSVPDRSTLEAVLLAALVESRPGEVERGVTLVGPHRDELSLTLGPLPAKGYASHGESWSYALALRLAAYELLRADGIEPVLALDDVFAELDAGRRERLAELVGGASQLLVTCAVDDDVPRLLRGSRYAVTDGTVRRAG, from the coding sequence GTGCACGTCCGCCGGCTCGAACTGATCGACTTCCGCTCGTACGAGCGGGTCGAGTTGGATCTTGAGCCGGGCGGGAACGTCTTCGTCGGCCCGAACGGGGTGGGCAAGACGAACCTCGTCGAGGCGCTGGGCTACGTGGCGACCCTGGCCAGCCACCGGGTCGCCACCGATGCCCCGCTGGTCCGGGTCGGGGCGGGTGCCGCGGTGCTCCGCTGCGCGATCGTGCACGACGGGCGGGAACTGCTGGTCGAGCTGGAGATCGTGCCGGGCAAGGCCAACCGGGCCAGGCTGGGGCGCTCGCCGGTCCGGCGGGCCCGGGATGTGCTCGGTGCCCTGCGGCTGGTGCTCTTCGCCCCGGAGGACCTGGAACTGGTCCGGGGCGATCCGGCCGAGCGGCGGCGCTACCTGGACGACCTGCTGGTCACCCGGCAGCCCCGGTACGCCGGGGTGCGGGCCGACTACGAGCGGGTGGTCAAGCAGCGCAACGCGTTGCTGCGGACGTCGTACCTGGCCCGTAAGACCGGCGGTTCGCGGGGTGGTGACCTGTCCACCCTCGACGTCTGGGACGCCCAGCTCGCCCGGCACGGCGCGGAACTGCTCGCCGGTCGGCTCGACCTGGTCGCCACCCTGGGGCCGCACGTCACGAAGGCGTACGACGCGGTGGCCGCCGGTCACGGTGCGGCCGGGATCGCGTACCGGCCCTCGGTCGAGCTGACCGACTCGGTGCCGGACCGGTCGACGCTGGAGGCGGTGTTGCTCGCCGCGCTGGTCGAGTCCCGGCCGGGTGAGGTGGAGCGGGGCGTGACCCTGGTCGGGCCGCACCGCGACGAGCTGAGCCTCACCCTCGGTCCGCTGCCGGCCAAGGGGTACGCCAGCCACGGCGAGTCCTGGTCGTACGCGCTGGCGCTGCGGCTGGCCGCGTACGAGCTGTTGCGGGCGGACGGCATCGAGCCGGTGCTGGCGCTGGACGACGTGTTCGCCGAGTTGGACGCCGGACGGCGCGAGCGGCTGGCCGAACTCGTCGGCGGGGCCAGTCAGCTGCTGGTCACCTGCGCGGTCGACGACGACGTGCCACGGCTGCTGCGGGGGTCCAGGTACGCCGTGACCGACGGGACGGTCCGCCGTGCCGGCTGA
- a CDS encoding DUF3566 domain-containing protein: MTETQAKSGSAGTSANPVDEEAAAGGAPATGRAAVGRAVVPADAPSPKFTRAPGMPPPPDQPGGESGSRPAEPSGGEGGSPSPHASGPTADATASAGGPPPAERPSAQNRPGAQSRPSMPDRPGGPTPGQTAAGQTMPGMSVLGQPAPGTPTGGPSGPDDGRATGSARPNPGGGPSRTFGGAAAVGAARVSEAVRSARSAVGSAASRGPRRARLNLKRIDPWSVMKFSFAVSLVLFVVVIVATSVLYLALDAMGVFESVNSSLTDLINAGGGQSDNALKITAKGVILSSALIGLVNVVLFTALATLGAFVYNVCADLVGGIELTLAERD; encoded by the coding sequence ATGACGGAGACACAGGCGAAGTCGGGGAGCGCGGGGACCTCGGCCAACCCGGTCGATGAGGAGGCCGCCGCAGGCGGCGCACCAGCGACCGGCCGCGCGGCCGTCGGCCGGGCGGTAGTCCCCGCCGACGCACCGTCGCCGAAGTTCACCCGGGCCCCCGGCATGCCACCCCCGCCGGACCAGCCCGGCGGGGAGTCGGGCAGCCGTCCGGCCGAGCCATCCGGCGGCGAGGGCGGCTCGCCCTCGCCGCACGCTTCCGGACCGACAGCGGACGCGACGGCGTCAGCCGGTGGCCCGCCGCCGGCCGAGCGGCCGAGCGCCCAGAACCGGCCGGGCGCGCAGAGCAGGCCGTCGATGCCGGACCGCCCCGGCGGTCCGACCCCGGGACAGACCGCTGCGGGGCAGACCATGCCGGGCATGTCAGTGCTGGGTCAGCCGGCGCCGGGCACGCCCACGGGCGGGCCGAGCGGTCCCGACGACGGACGGGCGACCGGATCGGCCCGGCCCAATCCGGGCGGCGGCCCGAGCCGTACGTTCGGCGGCGCCGCCGCGGTCGGAGCGGCCCGAGTCAGCGAGGCCGTACGGTCGGCGCGCAGTGCGGTCGGCTCCGCCGCCTCGCGGGGGCCGCGACGGGCCCGGCTGAATCTCAAGCGGATCGACCCGTGGTCGGTCATGAAGTTCTCGTTCGCGGTGTCGCTGGTGCTCTTCGTCGTCGTGATCGTGGCAACCTCGGTGCTCTACCTGGCGCTGGACGCGATGGGCGTGTTCGAGAGCGTCAACAGCAGCCTGACCGACCTGATCAACGCCGGTGGTGGGCAGAGCGACAACGCCCTGAAGATCACCGCCAAGGGCGTGATCCTCAGCTCGGCGCTGATCGGACTGGTGAACGTGGTGCTCTTCACCGCGCTCGCCACGCTCGGTGCCTTCGTCTACAACGTCTGCGCCGACCTGGTCGGCGGGATCGAGTTGACCCTCGCCGAGCGCGACTGA